A single window of Paenibacillus sp. SYP-B4298 DNA harbors:
- a CDS encoding helix-turn-helix domain-containing protein, with translation MTSPSLALQDIYQYYLSRSPFCELEPYLYTLQPQIGSGQIRRLTTFSGIEIVYSDIQYNQPLSNSFSSPGALVELQFAFQGQRHVTIEREEYTLPAGQGALILLQDFRACFYPPSQEPYISLTIGIPIPLFHYAISRMETRHTVDFLSLLSGRSFKALTFELDERSLMMARALLLAMQERHRSPLLMEASALELVDRSFHHLFEGRRLPEGFSREDMRKLGLARSIIEDSLLDPPSLLELSRRVGLNDFKLKKGFKACYGTTVYEHLRQVRLESAMSLLRQGDCSVTEAAVSVGYSNVSAFSQQFCRRYGLKPSAVKRLY, from the coding sequence ATGACGAGCCCATCCCTGGCTCTGCAAGACATTTATCAGTATTATCTAAGTCGAAGTCCATTCTGCGAGCTGGAGCCTTATCTGTACACGCTGCAGCCCCAGATAGGCTCAGGGCAGATCAGAAGGCTAACCACATTTAGTGGGATCGAGATTGTTTATTCCGATATTCAATATAATCAGCCGTTATCTAACTCCTTCTCCTCTCCAGGTGCGCTTGTCGAGCTGCAGTTCGCCTTCCAGGGACAGCGTCATGTGACGATAGAACGGGAGGAGTATACGCTGCCTGCCGGGCAGGGGGCACTAATCCTCCTGCAAGATTTCCGTGCCTGCTTCTACCCGCCGTCGCAGGAGCCGTATATTTCGCTGACGATCGGTATTCCCATCCCGCTCTTTCATTATGCTATATCTCGTATGGAAACGAGACATACGGTTGATTTCCTATCGCTCCTGAGCGGGCGCAGCTTCAAGGCACTAACCTTCGAGCTGGATGAGCGCAGCCTGATGATGGCTAGGGCGCTGTTGCTGGCGATGCAGGAGCGGCACCGATCACCACTGCTCATGGAGGCGTCTGCTCTGGAGCTGGTGGATCGTTCCTTTCATCATCTATTTGAAGGGCGTCGTCTCCCTGAAGGCTTCTCACGAGAGGATATGCGCAAGCTGGGGCTGGCACGGAGCATCATCGAGGATAGCTTGCTTGATCCACCTTCGCTGCTTGAACTGTCCCGGCGTGTCGGGTTGAATGATTTTAAGCTGAAGAAGGGCTTCAAGGCCTGCTATGGCACAACCGTCTATGAGCATCTCCGGCAAGTAAGGCTAGAATCGGCCATGTCGCTGCTGCGACAAGGCGATTGCAGCGTGACAGAGGCGGCTGTGTCTGTAGGCTACAGCAATGTCAGCGCGTTCTCCCAGCAATTTTGTCGCAGATATGGGCTGAAGCCGTCGGCTGTCAAGCGGCTCTATTAA
- a CDS encoding MFS transporter, producing the protein MNKVKGSLFFIVFVAMLGLMLIAPIMPPLIRELGLQESHSGWIVSIGSVMMALTAPLWGKLSDKFGRKPIILVGFGGMAISCLLFAVVLFSGLQHWIRGGLLLGWMIATRSLIGIFIPAILSSSQAYMGDVTEGEERTHGMALISAANGLGLVLGPAIAGAFTLIGLLWPLYFGIFTAVCALVIAKVMIPPAPPMRQEKRVKDGVLQPGLGLYLMAGFSTMIGIVTLQVIGGFYLQDRLLLTSGETARAVSFGLMCSGVAMLLVQVIQMKLLRWQPMRMIIWGSVCSAVGMALFLVPGTMSLYYGAFFLFGIGAGLMMPGFMAGASLAVGKEGQGGVAGMVAAVQGLASIVAPLLSTTLYQLDSSIPFLLAGCLIALSALVLLLSKGLRRSGRRVS; encoded by the coding sequence ATGAACAAGGTGAAAGGAAGTCTATTCTTTATTGTATTTGTGGCTATGCTCGGTCTGATGCTGATCGCTCCGATTATGCCGCCACTCATTCGTGAATTGGGTCTTCAAGAAAGTCATTCCGGGTGGATCGTCTCGATCGGCTCGGTCATGATGGCGCTAACGGCGCCGCTGTGGGGAAAGCTCAGTGATAAATTCGGCCGCAAGCCGATTATCTTAGTTGGCTTCGGTGGCATGGCGATCAGTTGCCTGTTGTTTGCGGTGGTATTGTTCAGCGGCTTGCAGCATTGGATCCGTGGCGGGCTGCTGCTAGGGTGGATGATCGCAACCAGGAGCCTGATTGGCATCTTCATACCGGCAATACTGTCATCCAGCCAGGCTTATATGGGCGACGTGACAGAAGGGGAGGAGCGTACCCACGGCATGGCGCTGATCAGCGCCGCCAACGGGCTTGGCCTCGTGCTAGGGCCAGCGATAGCAGGCGCATTTACTCTGATTGGACTTCTGTGGCCACTCTATTTCGGCATCTTCACTGCTGTATGTGCGCTTGTAATCGCGAAGGTGATGATACCGCCTGCTCCGCCTATGCGTCAGGAGAAGCGGGTCAAGGACGGGGTGCTTCAGCCGGGTCTCGGACTGTATCTCATGGCGGGATTTTCTACGATGATCGGCATCGTTACTTTGCAGGTCATCGGCGGATTTTACCTGCAAGATCGTCTCCTGCTGACATCCGGCGAGACAGCGCGCGCTGTCTCCTTCGGCCTGATGTGCTCTGGAGTTGCGATGCTGCTGGTGCAGGTGATTCAGATGAAGCTGCTGCGCTGGCAGCCAATGCGGATGATTATCTGGGGTTCGGTATGCAGCGCAGTTGGAATGGCGCTGTTCCTGGTTCCAGGGACAATGTCCCTATACTATGGAGCCTTTTTCTTGTTTGGTATCGGCGCTGGACTGATGATGCCGGGCTTCATGGCTGGCGCATCGCTTGCGGTCGGCAAGGAAGGGCAGGGGGGAGTGGCCGGGATGGTGGCTGCTGTACAGGGCTTGGCTTCCATCGTTGCTCCACTGCTGTCGACAACCCTGTATCAGTTAGATTCGTCGATACCGTTTCTGCTTGCAGGCTGTCTGATCGCGCTGTCGGCTCTGGTGCTCTTGCTCAGCAAGGGCTTGCGACGCAGTGGGCGCAGGGTGTCTTAA